Proteins encoded together in one Phoenix dactylifera cultivar Barhee BC4 unplaced genomic scaffold, palm_55x_up_171113_PBpolish2nd_filt_p 000064F, whole genome shotgun sequence window:
- the LOC103695791 gene encoding beta-glucosidase 12-like, with protein sequence MALPPPPPPPPSLLLLALFLVAMSGSRQEGALARESGAEFSRAAFPDEFIFGAASSAYQYEGAVKEGGRGPSIWDTFTHKHPDKIADKSNGDVALDSYHRYKEDVKIVKELGLDAYRFSISWPRILPNGSLSGGVNNEGVKYYNNLINELISNGLKPFVTIFHWDLPQSLEDQYGGFLSSNIINDYVDYAEVCFREFGDRVKHWITFNEPLIFSAMGYASGTFAPGRCTPGIVGNCPTGDSGREPYIVGHNMLLAHAATVKLYKNKYQGPQMGKIGITLTTKWFVPIFNTKTNYDAAERALDFAYGWFMEPLTQGDYPFNMRVLVGDRLPNFSKEQSELVKGSFDFIGLNYYTASYVYSTPISNSATKNYDADSYTNTTGVRDGVPIGAATALSWLFVYPKGIRDLLLYTKTKYNNPVVYITENGVAEANNGTLSLKEALKDDTRIYYYRKHLLYVNKAIREGADVRGYFAWSLLDDFEWNSGYTIRFGIHYVDYKDGLKRYPKKSAYWFRKFLKRT encoded by the exons AtggctcttcctcctcctcctcctcctcctccttccctcctcctcctcgcgtTGTTCCTCGTGGCAATGTCCGGGTCACGTCAGGAAGGGGCCCTGGCACGGGAGAGCGGCGCTGAGTTCAGTAGGGCCGCCTTCCCTGACGAATTCATCTTCGGCGCCGCCTCCTCGGCTTACCAG TATGAAGGCGCTGTGAAGGAAGGTGGCAGGGGGCCGAGCATTTGGGATACCTTCACACACAAGCACCCAG ATAAGATTGCTGATAAAAGTAATGGGGATGTAGCACTGGACTCTTACCATCGTTATAAG GAAGATGTAAAAATAGTGAAGGAGCTGGGACTAGATGCCTACAGGTTCTCTATCTCTTGGCCAAGAATCCTACCAA ATGGAAGCCTAAGCGGGGGAGTTAATAATGAGGGTGTCAAGTATTACAACAACCTCATCAACGAGCTTATATCCAATG GCTTGAAGCCCTTTGTGACTATCTTCCATTGGGACTTGCCTCAAAGCCTAGAAGACCAATATGGCggtttcttaagttctaatatcAT AAACGACTACGTTGACTACGCCGAGGTTTGCTTCAGGGAGTTTGGAGACCGTGTCAAGCACTGGATCACCTTCAACGAGCCACTTATTTTCTCGGCTATGGGCTACGCGTCCGGCACATTTGCACCAGGGCGTTGTACTCCTGGGATCGTTGGCAATTGCCCCACAGGGGACTCAGGCAGGGAACCTTATATTGTGGGACATAACATGCTCCTTGCCCATGCTGCTACAGTGAAGTTATACAAAAACAAGTACCAG GGGCCTCAGATGGGCAAAATAGGTATAACCCTGACTACTAAATGGTTTGTGCCAATATTTAATACCAAGACTAATTATGATGCAGCGGAACGAGCTCTAGATTTCGCATATGGATG GTTCATGGAACCCTTAACTCAAGGTGATTACCCTTTCAACATGAGGGTGCTTGTTGGAGATCGGTTACCCAATTTTTCTAAAGAGCAATCAGAATTGGTTAAAGGGTCATTCGACTTTATAGGACTTAATTACTATACAGCAAGCTATGTATATAGCACTCCCATATCTAATAGTGCAACCAAAAATTACGATGCGGATTCCTACACTAACACGACCG GAGTACGTGATGGAGTCCCCATTGGTGCAGCG ACTGCGTTGAGTTGGCTCTTCGTCTACCCAAAAGGAATAAGAGATCTCTTGCTGTACACGAAGACCAAGTACAACAACCCAGTCGTCTACATCACCGAGAATG GGGTTGCAGAGGCCAACAATGGAACGTTATCACTCAAGGAGGCGCTCAAAGATGATACCAGGATATACTACTACCGTAAGCATCTGCTGTACGTGAACAAAGCTATAAG GGAAGGGGCAGATGTGAGAGGATACTTTGCGTGGAGTTTGTTGGATGACTTCGAATGGAACTCCGGCTACACAATTCGGTTTGGCATCCACTACGTGGACTACAAAGATGGCTTGAAGAGGTACCCCAAGAAATCTGCCTACTGGTTTCGCAAGTTCCTCAAAAGAACATAG